The Leifsonia sp. ZF2019 DNA segment TGACCCGACGCACCGCCTCCACCTCGACGGGATCGAGGGCGGCGACGATCCGCTCGGCGCGGCTGTCGGTGGAGGCGAAGGCCGCCCGCACGGGGCGCAGCTGCTCGTCGACGAGGTAGAGGCCGTTGCCGTGACCGGTGGCGCCGATGCCCGAGATGGTCCAGCCTTCGGCCGTGAGCCAGCCGGTGAGCTCGGCGAGCACGCCGGCGACGACGTCCCACAGGGCCGCCATGTCGATCTCCTGGCGGTCCGCGGCGACGGCCACGCGCGGGTTGGCCGCGGACACCGCGCGCAGTTCGGCGCCGGCCTCGTCGAACGCCGCGGCCTTGGCGGCCGTGAGGCCGACGTCGATCCCGATCAGGCAGTGCTTCATTCCGTGCTTCCTCGCATGGTCCCGGCCTCGCGCTCGGCGTCGAGAGCGCGGGGCTTGAAGCGTCGCATCGCGGCGCGGTAGCGGTCAAGTTCGCGCTCGGCGCGCTCGGCGGTCCAGTCACGGTTGGCGACCAGGACGGCGGCGACCGCCGGGGCCGCGGCGAGGCCGACATCGCTGTTGAGCGCGACCGCCATGCGGCGGAGGACGACGTCCTCGAGGCTGAGGGCGCCCTCCTCCCGGACCGCGTGCACCGCCTCTGCGGCGATCGCCCCGGTCTCGGGGTCGACCACCTCGCCGAGCGTGGGCGTGGCGACGACGAGCCGCTCGATGCGCTCGGCGACGACGCCGTAGGTGTCGACCAGACGCGCCGCGGTGCTCGGGGGCAGGGTGGATTTCGCCACGAACCGGCTGCGATAGGCCGGCCAGTCGCCCTCGGGCGCACCGGGCAGTCGCGCCGCGCGGGTCGGCGACGGGCCGGGGCGGCGACCGAGCTCCCGCTCCAGGCGGCGCGCCACCAGCTCGCCGAGCGCGCGATGCGTGGTCAGCTTGCCGCCGATGATGGTCACCAGGCCGGCGTCGGCGCCCGAGTGCACGACGATCTCGTGGTCGCGGCTGACCGTGGACGGATCGTCCACGTCGCCGACGTAGGGCAGGGGACGCACTCCCGAGTAGGACCAGAGCACGTCGTCGGCCCCGAGCCGCGCCTCCGGGATGAGCGCGTTGACGGCGCCGAGCAGGTACGCGGTCTCGTCCTCGTCGATCACGACATCGTCGATGGAGCCGTCGTACGGCAGGTCGGTGGTGCCGATCATGTACTTGCCCTCCCAGGGCAGCACGAACATCGGCCGGGCGTCGTCCGGCGACTCGAAGAAGATGCAGGTGTCCGGCGCGCCGGGGAAGGCGGCGACGACGAGATGGCTGCCCTTGGTCGGCCCCATCCGACGATCGTGCGCGCCGGCGAGGTCGAGCACGCTGTCGACCCAGGGGCCGGCGGCGTTGACGACCAGACGGGCGGGCACCGTCTTCGTCTCCCCGGTCTCCCGATCGCGGTAGCGGAGGCCGGCGATACGTCCACCGAGCCGCACGAGTGACTCGACCGGGGCGTGGGTGGAGACGATGGCGCCACTGCGCTGCGCGTCCACGGCCAGTTCGACCGCGAGCCGCTCGGTGACGGGCACGTTCGCGTCATGGAACAGGCCGCCCCAGCGCAGCCCGGCCGCGGCCAGCGCGGGCCACTCGCGCTCCAGCCGCCGGCGGAAGACGATGCGGTTGAAGGGCAGCGGCTTGCCGAGCGACAGCACATCGTGCAGCATCAGACCGCACGCGAGCAGCCAGCCGGGCCGGCTCTGCTGCTTCGAGAACGGGATGAGCATCGGGTAATGGTGCACCAGGTGCGGAGCCTTCGCGAGCAGGATGTTGCGCTCACGGATCGACTCGTGGACGAGGTTCAGCTCGAACCGCTCGAGGTACTTGAGCCCGCCGTGGATGAGGCGCGTCGAGATCGCCGAGGTCCGGGCAGCCAGGTCGTCCTGGTCGAACACGGCGACGCTGAGGCCGCGCGCGGCGGCCTCGCGGGCCACGGCGAGGCCGTTGATGCCCGCGCCGATCACGGCGACGTCGACCGACGGGATCTCCGGGGTGTAGGTGGTGAGGGCCGGCATGTCAGTGCGAGAGCTGCTCGAAGAGGGCGAACGCGTCGTCGGCGGTGAGGCCGTCGTGGACGACGCCGCGGACCGCCGCGAGCATCGCCGCCGGATGCTCCGACTGGAACACATTGCGGCCCATGTCGACGCCGGCGGCACCCTCCTGGATCGCGCGGTACGCGACGCGCAGAGCCTCGCGCTCCTCCACCTTCTTGCCGCCGGCGATCACGATCGGGACCGGGCACGCGCTGGTGACGGTCTCGAACCCGTCCTCGACGTAGTAGGTCTTGACGAACGCGGCCCCGAGCTCGGCAGAGATCCGTGTGGCGAGACGGAAGTACCGCGCATCGCGCACCATGTCACGCCCCACCGCGGTCACGGCGAGCACCGGGATGCCCGCGGCCTGGCCCTGGTCGACCAGCGTCGTGAGGTTGCGGACCGAACGGCTCTCGTTCTCCGAGCCGACGAAGACCTGCACGGCCAGTGCGGCGGCGTCGAGGCGCACGGCGTCGTCGATGCCGACGGCCAGATCCTCCGCGCTCAGGTCGCCGAGCACGCTGGGTCCGCCGCTCGCGCGCAGCACGACCCCTTTGC contains these protein-coding regions:
- a CDS encoding glycerol-3-phosphate dehydrogenase/oxidase codes for the protein MPALTTYTPEIPSVDVAVIGAGINGLAVAREAAARGLSVAVFDQDDLAARTSAISTRLIHGGLKYLERFELNLVHESIRERNILLAKAPHLVHHYPMLIPFSKQQSRPGWLLACGLMLHDVLSLGKPLPFNRIVFRRRLEREWPALAAAGLRWGGLFHDANVPVTERLAVELAVDAQRSGAIVSTHAPVESLVRLGGRIAGLRYRDRETGETKTVPARLVVNAAGPWVDSVLDLAGAHDRRMGPTKGSHLVVAAFPGAPDTCIFFESPDDARPMFVLPWEGKYMIGTTDLPYDGSIDDVVIDEDETAYLLGAVNALIPEARLGADDVLWSYSGVRPLPYVGDVDDPSTVSRDHEIVVHSGADAGLVTIIGGKLTTHRALGELVARRLERELGRRPGPSPTRAARLPGAPEGDWPAYRSRFVAKSTLPPSTAARLVDTYGVVAERIERLVVATPTLGEVVDPETGAIAAEAVHAVREEGALSLEDVVLRRMAVALNSDVGLAAAPAVAAVLVANRDWTAERAERELDRYRAAMRRFKPRALDAEREAGTMRGSTE
- the lsrF gene encoding 3-hydroxy-5-phosphonooxypentane-2,4-dione thiolase; translated protein: MADLDDLRDGTDFTGAAPQAGDFPLKGLAGQDWGMRARLSRVFDPTDGKTVMLAFDHGYFQGPTSGLERLDRSIVPLIPQADALMCTRGALRTTIPATTGKGVVLRASGGPSVLGDLSAEDLAVGIDDAVRLDAAALAVQVFVGSENESRSVRNLTTLVDQGQAAGIPVLAVTAVGRDMVRDARYFRLATRISAELGAAFVKTYYVEDGFETVTSACPVPIVIAGGKKVEEREALRVAYRAIQEGAAGVDMGRNVFQSEHPAAMLAAVRGVVHDGLTADDAFALFEQLSH